ACCTATCCTCAACCGCCGGTCTGTTTTCAATAGTCACCCGGGGTCGAGACTAGGCTTCTCCGTTGACATGGAGAGAGTCTCGCCTGCACGTGGTTTGCACAAGTCTGAATTTTCATGCATACTTCAAAAGTGAGCAATAAGCGTCGAAGAGATCAGCAGCGGTTTGAAAAGGAACGCAGAGCCGTGGGCCCGGCCGAAGGCGTTATCTCGGACCCGGATTCTCTGTCTCAGCGGTTGCCCAAACCTTTGACCCTGCTGGCGCTCCTTGGGCTCTATGGGTGGCTGCTCACATGGTGGAAGGGGTTCCTTTATTCCTTTTATACGACCCACTTCCAGGATAACATCCGCACCATCGGCGCGTTCGTTGATCTGCTCAGCCAGATCCGCTTCGGCGTTATAGCGACGAATCTTCCCGACATCATCTGGACCGGCGCCATCTTCGCGTCCGCCCTTAGCCTGGGGCGCATCGCCCTGCATGCATTGAGGCTCGACTTGAGGGAGACCTGGGGTCGCAATTTTTATGCGCTCGGGATGGGCTTCGGGTCCCTTTCGCTTATCCTCTTGGCTCTCGGTCTTGCCGGTTTCTGGACCAAATGGGTCATGATCGCGCTTGTCGTTCTCCCGATCGCGGCGGCCGGGATCATGCGCTATGCCGGGTCCTTCGCGAACGGGCAGACGAGCGAGGCTCAGGGTCGGGCGGAGAAGATCACGTTTTGGGAGGGTCTTGGCTGCGCTCTGTTGGCGGCCTACCTCTTGATGAACTTCATGGCCGCCATGGCTCCAGAGCACTTCTACGATAGCCTCGTGTATCACTTGGCCATGCCGAAGCTGTACCTGCTGCATCAGCGGATCGTGCCGACGCCGAACATGATCTATTCCGGCGTTCCGTTCGGCACCGAGATGCTTTACGGGCTCGCCCTGGCTCTTGGAACGGAAACCTTGGCGAAGCTGCTCCATTTCGGATTCGGAGTCCTGATCGCAGCGACGATTTACTCGTGGTGCCTAAAGTTCGCAAACCGCAGAGTCGCATTGTTGGCGACTCTGCTCTTCTACTCCGCGCCGCTCGTTTGCTTCGCAAGCTCGGTCGCAAAGGTTGAGCTGCCGATGACGTTCTACCTGCTGCTCGCCGTTCTCCTGATTCTTGAGACGGTGCGGCTAGGCGAACTCGAGTCGGACGCGAAGCCGTTGATATTGGCGGGCTTCCTGGCCGGCTTCGCCTTCGGCACGAAATACAACGCAGGATTGTATATTCCCGTGCTGGCTCTTCCTCTCGTTTATAAGCAACTCCAGGCGGAAAGATTCGACCCTCGAATGCTCTTGAGGCAGTTGACCTTGTTCTTCGGCGCGACCGCGCTCGTGGCCAGCCCTTGGCTCGTAAAGAACTGGTTCTTCTATCACAATCCCACCTATCCGTTCCTCAACGATGTCTTTAAAGGCAGCGCCACCGCCAATGTCGCCGGACTGAGAAGCGACGCTCACGCCAGAGATCTCGCTTCAGCGTTCACGACGTGGCCGGGCTTCAAGAGCTTTATCGGCGGTATCTGGAACCCTGTCGCTCACGCCATGGACGGCTACGTGGGTCCGACGTTGCAGATCGGGCTGCCATGGCTTTTCTTGGCCCGATGGAAGACGATCCAGCAGAGGGGATTGTTCATCATAACGGTCGGGCTTTGGCTGGCGTGGGCGCTTCATTCGTCGCTGTCCCGCTTCGTCTTGCCGGCTGTCCCGCTATACTGCATCCTCGTCGCCAGCGCCCTTTGGCTGACCGAGCTTCCTCGCATGCTTCGGCTCGCCATCGTCGCAATTTTCATTTACACGATGACCATCAACATGGCCCGTGTATTCCTGATGCTGGCGAACCCAGGTACGTGGAAGGTCGCCTATGGCCGCATGACTAAATCCGATTACCTTCTCCACGAGCACCCGTCCTATAACGCGCCGTATTACGCCGGAGCGAAATTCATCAATGAGAACCTTCCGCAAGACGCGACCATTCTCTTCATTGGAGAAGAACGCGGGTACTACAGCGAAAGAAAATTCTTTACCGCCTCGGTGTTCGATGTCAACCCGATGCAAGGCCTGGCCGACTCCTCCGCCGACGCCGATGAGCTCTTGGCAAATCTTAAACGGAAAGGCATCACGCACTTGTTGGTCAACGCGGGTTCGGAGCACTATCATCGATGGCTGGAGGGGCTGCCGAGCGGAAGCCGGGCAAGGTATGAGAGCTTGCTGAAGGTCCGAGCCAAGCTGATTTTTAACCATGTGCAGGATCTTCCGAAGGACCGCGCCTGGGTCCAAGTTTATGAGCTTGGAGTTGTGTCTGGCGGGCCGGCATCATAGCCCTGGAGCTAGATAGACCGCTTCGAGGCGGAGTCTGCGGGTCGGGCGGGGCTAAAGGAGGGTTTTGGCCAGTTCGACGTTGAAGCGGTAGCCGTCTTCGCCCTTAACGGACTCGATGAGGTGCGCGAACTCTTCCAACTTGTGACGGATGTGGCTGACATGAGTCTTGATCGCCGTCGAGTCGGAGTTGGGCCAGGCGCGGCAAATCTTCTTGTGAATCGCTTTCGTATCGATGAGGGCGCCCTCCCCGCTCATCAATAGAAGGACGATGGCGGCCTCCGCCTTGGTAAACGCGGCAAGTCTGGATGCGCGCTTGATGCTGATCGTATGGAGCTTGAGGTCCAACCTGACGCCGCCGATTGATTGAACGCCTCGAGAATCCGTTCGAAACCGGCGTCGTCTGATCATCGCGCGAATCTTGGCCAACAGCCGGGCATTCGAGCCTGCCTTGACGATGTAATCATCCGCGCCGATATCGAGGCATGCGATCTCTTGCTGACACCGCTGATCTCCCGTGTGCATTAAGACCGGAAGGTATAGGTTGCTGGTGTCGTTGGCGCGCAGGCGCTCGCACACCTGTTTGCCGTCAAGGTTCGGCATGTGGAGATCTAAGATCACCAAGTCGGGCAGTTCGGACTTCGCCAAGCTGAGTCCTTTGGCGCCGGTGTCGGCCCACAAAATTCTTTGCTCTTTGAGGAGTTGCTTGAGGAGACTCGCGGTGTCCTCCTCGTCATCGATGACCAGGATGGTCAACTCTAACGGGAATCCAACGGCAGGAAGGCCAAGCTCCTCCACAGGCTCCCGATGCGGGCCGGCAGACGGAGTAGCGGGAGCGAGCGCTTGACACAGGACCGTCTGCCCGCGGATCATGCGCAAGAAGTGGCCACCCTCGAAGATATTCCCCTTATAGATGAAGGAATCCGTTCCAAGACTCTTAAACCGAGCCGCGGCCTCGTCCCTATGGAACATGCCCGAAATGGCGACGACGGGGATTGAGCGGAGGTTGCGGTCGGACTTCAATGCCTTCAGGAAAAACTCCGCGGAGCGGGTGTCGTTCGATCCTCTGCCGTCGAGGCAGAGATCCAGAACAATCAAGTCAGGCTTCCGCGTCTGGGCGCACACCAAGCCCTCTATTGCGGATTTCGCTTCGGAAGTCTGGAAATGAAATCGGCGAAGGTATTCGCATAAGGCAGGGCGAAACCCGTGGTCGTCGTCGATAACCAATATCCAGGGCTTTGCCTGCTCCGCGGATAAATCGGTAGCCGGACTGTCGATGCGTTCGAGGCTCATCAGTTGTAGGGACCGGAAGTGAATCGAGTTTAGCCGTTCCCCGTATGGTTCTCCAGGCTTTCAACCGTTTCGGACTCTGCCGTCGTTGGACCTCGCGTAGCGAGGTGGAGCGGCTGCGGACCGACCCGCCCCGAACGGCCGTCCGCCTTTCGGCGGACGGCCTCCGGTCCCCGTTCAGGCCGGCATGAGCCAGCCCGCCATCTTTCTCACTTTCAGGCGCGCCCGATGGAGTCGTGAGCGCACCGTGCCCTCGCGAAGCGCGAGCGTCCGCGCGGCCTCGGCGTAGGTCATTCCCCTCGCGTCGCACAGCGTCAGCACCTGCCGCTCGCACGCGCGCAGGCGGGCCAGCGCTCGGCGCACCAGGACCGTCGTCTCCGCGCGCTCCAGTCGCAAGAGCAGGTCCTCGTCCGCGCCCGCGAGCGTATCCCGGAGCCCGGTCCCTTCTCTGCCTTGGCAGTCGAGGGACAGCCCTGCTCGGCGCTCCATGCGTTTGCGCGAGTCCCTGAACGCGTTGCGCAGGATGCTGAGAAGCCAACTATGGACCGACTTCATCGAGTCGTGCTGCTTGCGCGCACGCAGAGCCCGATAGCAGGCCTCTTGAACCAACTCGTTCGCCTCGTCCGCGTCACGGCACAGCCCGAGCGCGAAGTTCCGCGCCTTCAGGTTGCTCCCATCCAGGTAGCCCTTGAGAGCCTCCGCCACGGCGTCCGGCTTCGCGGCCCGGCCTTTGTTCCCGTTCCGTCCGACGATCTTGCAGGTCTTTTTCATGTCGCACCTCCGCAGCACCCGGAGGGCGAGGGACCCGAGGAAGGCCGAACGGCGAGGAATAAATGGCGGGGCCCCACCCTGGAGACGGCCCCCGGTGCAGCCGGGCTGGCCGCCTCGCGGCACGCGAGCCGTCCGAAAACTAGGGGCTAGGCGGGGGTTGGGCCAGGTTTTCGGATCGCCGGCGGGGAGGGCCGTTTATGCCGCAGTGAGGAGGCCTTCGCTCCTGGAGTCCCGAGAAGCGAGGGGCGACATGAAAAAGACCGGAAAGGAGGAGGACGGGACGGGAAGGCGTGAAAAAAGCCAAGAAAAAATCTCCGCCGCCGAGCGGTGGAGACGGTGGAGTTCTCGGTCCCTGCCATCCGCAGGGCAGGGAGGAGCGTCCGCGGACCGTTCCGCGCGCCCCGGCAGGGGCGGAGAAATCCAAGCGGCGGTGGGCGGGGTGGGCGACCTGCTCGTCCACGCCGTCCACGGTCGCGGCGGTATCCACCGCAGGTCCTAGATAAGATGGACGAGCCGTACACCTGATCCCGTCGTTGTAGAATGCGCGGGTTGCTTCGGAAGAAGCCTATCCGCATACAACACGGAGGTGTACGGCTCTATGAGTCATTCTACCACAGTAGTCGGTTTGGACGTCCCCCCCCGGAAAAAACTACAATGGCACCGTGAGCCATCGGCATATCTGCGTCCACGGCCATTTCTACCAGCCCCCGCGGGAGAACCCGTGGACGGGGACGGTGGACCGAGAGGCCTCGGCGGCCCCCTTTCACGACTGGAACGCGCGCGTCGCCGAGGAGTGCTACGGGCCGGTCACCTTGGGCGTCCATGGCGGGTCCGACGGGCGGACGATCGCCTACGACGAGACGCTCAAGCGCCTCTCCTATGACTTCGGCCCGACCCTGATGTCGTGGCTCGAGAGCGAGCGTCCGGCCATCCTGCGCCGCGTACTCGCCGCGGACGCGGCCACCCAGACGGCGATCGCGCAGCCCTATTTCCATAATATATTGCCCTTCGAGTCGCCCCGCGACAAGGAGACCTTGGTGCGCTGGGGCCTGGCCGAGTTCCGTCATCGCTTCGGCCGCCCGGCGAAAGGCATGTGGCTTCCCGAGACGGCGGTGGACGTCGAGACGCTCGAGGTCCTCGCCGGCCACGGCGTCGAGTTCACCATACTCGATCCCAAGCAGGGCGAGGCGGTGCGCGACCTCGGCTCCGACGCCTGGGTCAAGCTCGACGCCGAGCACATCGACCCGAAGACCCCGTATCTCTGGGTGTCGCCGTCGGACCCGTCCAAGAAGCTCGTGATCTTCTTCTATCATCACCGCCTGTCGGCCGGGATCGTCAGCGGCGAGACGACGGTCAGCGCCGAGCACTTCGCCGGCGCCGTGCGCGGCCGGCCCTGGGAGGGCGACGCCGCCCAGCTCGCCCACGTCGTCAGCGACGGGGAGTTCTACGGCCACCACCATCCGGGCGCCGAGCGCGTGCTGGCGCTGACGCTCGACCTTCTCGAGGCCGACGGAATCCCGGCGACCGACCCCGCGCGCTTCCTCGCGCTGTTCCCCCCGCCCCACGAGGTCCGCATCCGGGAGAACACCTCCTGGAGCTGCGACCACGGCCTCGGCCGCTGGGACAAGGACTGCGGCTGCCGCTCGGCGCACCTGCCCGACTGGGACCAGCGGTGGCGGACCGGGCTGAGAGACGCCCTCAACAGATTGGCCCACCGCCTCGACGCGTTCTACGAGGACGACGCCTCGCGCTTCTTCGACGACCCGTGGAGGGTCCGCGACGAGGCGTCGGTCCTGTGGCTCGAGCCCGGCGACGAGCGCGCCTCGGCGTTCCTGAAAGCGCACGCCAAGCGCCCGCTTCTCGCCGACGAGGAGAGGCGCGCCCTCAAGCTGCTGACGATGCAGCGGGAGCGCCTGGCCATGTTCACGAGCTGCGGCTGGTTCTTCGACGACATCTCGGGCGTGGAGGCCGTGCTGTGCCTGACCCGCGCCGCGCGGGCCATCGACCTCGCCAAGCTGCTCGGCGAGGACGCCGAGGAGGCGTTCGTCGAGCGACTTGCCGCCTGCCGCTCGAACCTGCCCCGCTTCGAGAACGGGGCTAAAGTATGGAGGACTATGGTGGCCTCGTCGCGCGTCGGCCTGCCCCGCGCCGCGGCGCACGCGGCCGTGCTCGACCATCTCGGCCTGCCTGCGCCGGAGCCGCCGCTGCTGCGCTGGACGGCCGGCCCCGCGTTCCGCGCGGACAAGGCGGGCCTCGCCGGCCGCGAGCGGACCCTGTCGGTCCGGGACGTGACGGTCCGCTCCGTCGACACCCGGCAGAGCGCCGAGCTCCACGCGATCGTCCATCGCGCCGACCGTCTCGACTTCGCCGTCTGGCTCGCCCCTCGCCGCGAGGCGCTCGATCCGCTGACGATCGGGGACCAGTTCCTGCGCCTGCCCGACGACGAGTTCCGCGCGGCGATGGACGAGCGCTTCGGCCCCTCGGCCTTCGGCCTCGACGCGGTGCTCAACGACGAGCGCGCCGAGGTGGTCAAGTCCCTGGCCGGCGCGGGCGCGCTCGGCGCCTCCCGCGCCGCCTACCTCAAGCGCTGGGTCGAGTGCATGGCCGCGTTCCGCCGCGGCGGGCGGGAGGACGACGCCGTGCTCCAGCTCCTGTCCGAGTCGGCCGTGCATTCCTTCAACGCCTCCGAGCTGCCCTGGTCGTACGAGCTCGAGGACCGTCTCCACCGCCACATGGAGGCCGTCGTCGCCGAGCCCGTCGACTCCGCGCGGGCGTCGCGCGCCCTGCGCTGGCTCGACGCGCTCTGGGACGCCGGCCTTCTCGCCGGGACCTGGCGCCTGCGCGACGCCCAGCAGCGCTGGGCCGCCGCGCTCGAGGGACGAGGACCGTCGGCCGCGCTCGACGCCTGCCGCGCCGTCGGCGCGCGGCTCGGACTGGCCGACGCTTCACGGGGGATCTGCTGATGACCACCAAGCTCATACGACTCAACGACCAGAACGAGACGGTCCGCCTCCTCGGGGAGCAGGACGCCCGCCTGCGCGAGTTGGAAAGGGATTTCGGAGTGGAGATCTTCCTGCGCCAGGACGCCGAGAGCGGCGACCTGTCGCTGACGGTCAAAGGAAGCGCCCAGCGCGTGGAGAAGGCCGCCAAGCGCCTGCGGGCCGAGATCGAGGCGCTTCGCCGCCGCGCCGCCCCGGTCGACCCGCGCGGCTTCGAGCCGATCAACCTGGACGCGCCGTCGCTTCCCGAGGACGGCCTGTACCGCGCCCACAACGGGAAGGTCCTGCGCGCGCGCACGCCGAACCAGCAGAAATACTGCGACACGATCGCCGAGCACGACCTGACCTTCGGCATCGGCCCGGCCGGCACGGGCAAGACCTTCCTCGCGGTCGCCTGCGCCCTGCGCGCCCTCGAGTCGCGGCAGGTGACGAAGATCGTCCTCTCCCGCCCCGTCGTCGAGGCCGGCGAGAAGCTCGGCTTCCTGCCCGGCGACCTCATGGAGAAGGTGAACCCCTATCTGCGCCCCTTGTACGACGCGTTCATCTCCTTGCTCGGCGGCGAGCGCTTCCGCACCTGGCGGGACAACGACGTCATCGAGATCGTGCCGCTGGCCTACATGCGCGGCCGGACCTTCGAGGACGCGTTCATGATCCTCGACGAGGCGCAGAACACCACGCCCGAGCAGATGAAGATGTTCCTCACCCGCATGGGAACGGGCTCGAAGGCCGTCGTCACCGGGGACACGACGCAGAACGACCTGGGCGCGCGCGCGACCTCGGGCCTGGTGCGCGTCCTCGAGATCCTCAAGGGCGTGGACGGCATGGCCGTGGTCCGCATGGCCGAGGCCGACGTGTCGCGCCATCCTATCGTGAAACGGATCATCAGGGCCTACGACAAATGGGACGAAAAAGCGGGTTGAAGATCATCATCGCGGGAATGGCCTCCTTGCCGGCGTCGGCGAGGCGCGCCGCGCTGTACCAGAGGGCGGTACGCGAGGCGTTCGCCTCCTCGAAGAAGACGGCGGGGCGCCGCGGCGAGGTCAACGTCGTCTTCCTCGGACGCGCCGCGATGCTGCGCATGAACCGGCATTATCTCGCCCACGACTACGACACCGACGTGATCGCCTTTTCGCATGAAGTCCCTCCTGAAGTCGTCGGCGACGACCGTCCGTTAGGAGACATCTTCATCTCGTCGTGGATGACGCGCCGCCAGGCGAAGGCCCTGGGCCACTCCCCCGCCGCCGAGGCGGCGACGCTCGCCGTCCACGGCGCCCTGCACCTCACCGGCCACGACGACCACCGTCCCGCGGCGAAGGCCCGCATGTTCAAGGTCCAGGACCGGATCGTCGCCTCCCTGCGTGTCTAAAGCCGAGGCCGGGCCCGGGAACGGACTCACGGCGCCGTGGGCGCTGGGCGCCGCGGCGTTCTGGCTGGTCCCCGACCAGAAGATCATCCGCGCCAAGCTCCTCGCCGTGGAGGCCGTCGTCCTGCTCGCCGGCTTCCTCCTGGTCCGGCGTCTCGCCAAAAGCGGCGGCCCGGGCCGGCGCTCGCCTCTCGACCTCCCGGCGGCCGCGCTCGCGGGCGCGGGGCTCCTGTTCTGGGCTTTGTCCCCCGACCTCGCCGTCTCCCAGGCCGAAGCCGCCCGCCTCCTGTTCTGCGGCCTCGCGTTCTGGACGGCCGGCCGTTCGCTCGCGCCGGCCGGCCCCGAGGCGTTCCTGACGGCCTGGAGCGCGGGAGCGTCCGCCGCCGCCGTCTGGGCCGTCCTCGAGGCGGCGTCCGGGACACCGCGGCCCTTCGCGAGCTTCGGCAATCCGATCTTCCTCGGCACGGCGCTGGCCTCCGCCCTTCCGATCGCCCTGGCCCGCGCGCTGAAGCCGGACGGGACGAAGCGCGCGCTCTGGGGCGCGGCGGCGGCCGTCCAGGGCGCCGCCCTCCTGCTGACGCACTCGCGCGCGGCGGTCTTCGGCCTGCTGGCGGGACTGGCGCTGTGGGCGCTGGCGCGCCTGCGGGGGCGCGGCCTCGCCGCGGCGCTCGCCGCCGCGGCCGCTCTCGTCTCCGCCGCGGCGTGGGCGTTCCGGGGCCGCGAGTGGACGCACGCCCTGATCTGGCGCGACGCGCTGTCGCTGTGGCGCGCCCATCCGCTGCTCGGCTGCGGCCTGGGCCGCTTCCACATCGAGTTCCCCGCCTACGCCTCCGCGGCGCTCAAGGCCCGCTGGCCGGAGGGACGGGTCATCGTCAACTTCGCCCACAACGAGTATCTGCAGACTTTGGCCGAGACCGGCCCGCTCGGCCTGGCCGCGCTCGCCGCCGTCCCCGCCGCCGCGTGGCTCATGCTGCGCCGCGACGCGGCCCCCGACGGGAGCCTGGACCGGGGAGCGGCCGCGGC
The nucleotide sequence above comes from Elusimicrobiota bacterium. Encoded proteins:
- a CDS encoding PhoH family protein, with product MTTKLIRLNDQNETVRLLGEQDARLRELERDFGVEIFLRQDAESGDLSLTVKGSAQRVEKAAKRLRAEIEALRRRAAPVDPRGFEPINLDAPSLPEDGLYRAHNGKVLRARTPNQQKYCDTIAEHDLTFGIGPAGTGKTFLAVACALRALESRQVTKIVLSRPVVEAGEKLGFLPGDLMEKVNPYLRPLYDAFISLLGGERFRTWRDNDVIEIVPLAYMRGRTFEDAFMILDEAQNTTPEQMKMFLTRMGTGSKAVVTGDTTQNDLGARATSGLVRVLEILKGVDGMAVVRMAEADVSRHPIVKRIIRAYDKWDEKAG
- a CDS encoding DUF3536 domain-containing protein is translated as MSHRHICVHGHFYQPPRENPWTGTVDREASAAPFHDWNARVAEECYGPVTLGVHGGSDGRTIAYDETLKRLSYDFGPTLMSWLESERPAILRRVLAADAATQTAIAQPYFHNILPFESPRDKETLVRWGLAEFRHRFGRPAKGMWLPETAVDVETLEVLAGHGVEFTILDPKQGEAVRDLGSDAWVKLDAEHIDPKTPYLWVSPSDPSKKLVIFFYHHRLSAGIVSGETTVSAEHFAGAVRGRPWEGDAAQLAHVVSDGEFYGHHHPGAERVLALTLDLLEADGIPATDPARFLALFPPPHEVRIRENTSWSCDHGLGRWDKDCGCRSAHLPDWDQRWRTGLRDALNRLAHRLDAFYEDDASRFFDDPWRVRDEASVLWLEPGDERASAFLKAHAKRPLLADEERRALKLLTMQRERLAMFTSCGWFFDDISGVEAVLCLTRAARAIDLAKLLGEDAEEAFVERLAACRSNLPRFENGAKVWRTMVASSRVGLPRAAAHAAVLDHLGLPAPEPPLLRWTAGPAFRADKAGLAGRERTLSVRDVTVRSVDTRQSAELHAIVHRADRLDFAVWLAPRREALDPLTIGDQFLRLPDDEFRAAMDERFGPSAFGLDAVLNDERAEVVKSLAGAGALGASRAAYLKRWVECMAAFRRGGREDDAVLQLLSESAVHSFNASELPWSYELEDRLHRHMEAVVAEPVDSARASRALRWLDALWDAGLLAGTWRLRDAQQRWAAALEGRGPSAALDACRAVGARLGLADASRGIC
- a CDS encoding RNA polymerase sigma factor, producing the protein MKKTCKIVGRNGNKGRAAKPDAVAEALKGYLDGSNLKARNFALGLCRDADEANELVQEACYRALRARKQHDSMKSVHSWLLSILRNAFRDSRKRMERRAGLSLDCQGREGTGLRDTLAGADEDLLLRLERAETTVLVRRALARLRACERQVLTLCDARGMTYAEAARTLALREGTVRSRLHRARLKVRKMAGWLMPA
- a CDS encoding response regulator, whose amino-acid sequence is MSLERIDSPATDLSAEQAKPWILVIDDDHGFRPALCEYLRRFHFQTSEAKSAIEGLVCAQTRKPDLIVLDLCLDGRGSNDTRSAEFFLKALKSDRNLRSIPVVAISGMFHRDEAAARFKSLGTDSFIYKGNIFEGGHFLRMIRGQTVLCQALAPATPSAGPHREPVEELGLPAVGFPLELTILVIDDEEDTASLLKQLLKEQRILWADTGAKGLSLAKSELPDLVILDLHMPNLDGKQVCERLRANDTSNLYLPVLMHTGDQRCQQEIACLDIGADDYIVKAGSNARLLAKIRAMIRRRRFRTDSRGVQSIGGVRLDLKLHTISIKRASRLAAFTKAEAAIVLLLMSGEGALIDTKAIHKKICRAWPNSDSTAIKTHVSHIRHKLEEFAHLIESVKGEDGYRFNVELAKTLL
- the ybeY gene encoding rRNA maturation RNase YbeY — encoded protein: MASLPASARRAALYQRAVREAFASSKKTAGRRGEVNVVFLGRAAMLRMNRHYLAHDYDTDVIAFSHEVPPEVVGDDRPLGDIFISSWMTRRQAKALGHSPAAEAATLAVHGALHLTGHDDHRPAAKARMFKVQDRIVASLRV
- a CDS encoding glycosyltransferase family 39 protein encodes the protein MSNKRRRDQQRFEKERRAVGPAEGVISDPDSLSQRLPKPLTLLALLGLYGWLLTWWKGFLYSFYTTHFQDNIRTIGAFVDLLSQIRFGVIATNLPDIIWTGAIFASALSLGRIALHALRLDLRETWGRNFYALGMGFGSLSLILLALGLAGFWTKWVMIALVVLPIAAAGIMRYAGSFANGQTSEAQGRAEKITFWEGLGCALLAAYLLMNFMAAMAPEHFYDSLVYHLAMPKLYLLHQRIVPTPNMIYSGVPFGTEMLYGLALALGTETLAKLLHFGFGVLIAATIYSWCLKFANRRVALLATLLFYSAPLVCFASSVAKVELPMTFYLLLAVLLILETVRLGELESDAKPLILAGFLAGFAFGTKYNAGLYIPVLALPLVYKQLQAERFDPRMLLRQLTLFFGATALVASPWLVKNWFFYHNPTYPFLNDVFKGSATANVAGLRSDAHARDLASAFTTWPGFKSFIGGIWNPVAHAMDGYVGPTLQIGLPWLFLARWKTIQQRGLFIITVGLWLAWALHSSLSRFVLPAVPLYCILVASALWLTELPRMLRLAIVAIFIYTMTINMARVFLMLANPGTWKVAYGRMTKSDYLLHEHPSYNAPYYAGAKFINENLPQDATILFIGEERGYYSERKFFTASVFDVNPMQGLADSSADADELLANLKRKGITHLLVNAGSEHYHRWLEGLPSGSRARYESLLKVRAKLIFNHVQDLPKDRAWVQVYELGVVSGGPAS
- a CDS encoding O-antigen ligase family protein codes for the protein MSKAEAGPGNGLTAPWALGAAAFWLVPDQKIIRAKLLAVEAVVLLAGFLLVRRLAKSGGPGRRSPLDLPAAALAGAGLLFWALSPDLAVSQAEAARLLFCGLAFWTAGRSLAPAGPEAFLTAWSAGASAAAVWAVLEAASGTPRPFASFGNPIFLGTALASALPIALARALKPDGTKRALWGAAAAVQGAALLLTHSRAAVFGLLAGLALWALARLRGRGLAAALAAAAALVSAAAWAFRGREWTHALIWRDALSLWRAHPLLGCGLGRFHIEFPAYASAALKARWPEGRVIVNFAHNEYLQTLAETGPLGLAALAAVPAAAWLMLRRDAAPDGSLDRGAAAAGALALFAAAFVSPDLRFGASAFAAFVLLAAAAPVRPAGAAPPAVLPAGVLLVFLGLAVQPALAVRRNAMEAPFHSGADAGLIREMEERLARSSADADAAEELGFLKAKASDFPGATAAFRRAAELAPSRPGPLNNLGNLAYLAKDHDGAIGWWERSLAAAPEQIDARLNLAKLLCETGRLKQCSRHLDEVLRRDPSNAKARVLYKKMVE